The Candidatus Manganitrophus noduliformans genome includes a window with the following:
- a CDS encoding sigma 54-interacting transcriptional regulator → MLELKIFQDKKLIQKVVLSKREITVGRSADNDLILPDEHVSRLHAIIARRGEEFLLEDRSSNGVFVNGKKVSGVAPLAPRCRVEIYPFELECFYEGEEETAPLSHRRSGEKRGGEAPSPAFSPPSSALIYHFGILIGESPPMQQIYQMIQDVAKSTATVLIRGEHGTGKELVARAIHEASPRRQKPFLPVNAAAIPLELIESELFGYEKGTFTGAQTAKKGKTEEADGGTLFLDEIGELSPAAQAKLLRFLQGKKINRLGSAYEIPVDVRVIAATNKDLERAVEEEVFRPDLYYRLKVAEIFLPPLRERPEDIPLLAAHFLQAFSQELGLPACPLLTPEARHRLQRAPWPGNTRQLENFIYGALIRARPPYSLDEAALFSSAAWPGQSLEEFQSPAETAPLQESMRQLLLRTLEAHEWNAIKAAKVLKVSRGTIYYKMKKYGIQIPGLSKKDESPLKDGTIPS, encoded by the coding sequence ATGCTGGAACTGAAGATATTTCAGGATAAAAAATTGATCCAAAAGGTGGTTCTCTCGAAAAGAGAGATCACCGTCGGACGGTCGGCGGACAATGACCTCATCCTTCCCGACGAGCACGTCTCACGGCTGCACGCGATCATCGCGCGAAGAGGGGAGGAATTTCTTCTGGAGGATCGAAGCTCCAACGGCGTCTTTGTGAACGGGAAGAAGGTTTCGGGCGTCGCGCCGCTCGCTCCCCGCTGCCGCGTAGAGATCTATCCATTTGAGCTCGAGTGTTTCTATGAAGGTGAGGAAGAAACGGCCCCCCTTTCCCATAGACGATCCGGGGAAAAAAGAGGGGGCGAAGCACCCTCTCCTGCTTTTTCCCCGCCCTCCTCTGCTTTGATTTACCACTTCGGAATTTTGATCGGCGAGAGCCCGCCGATGCAGCAAATCTATCAGATGATTCAAGATGTGGCGAAGAGCACGGCGACCGTTCTGATTCGCGGCGAGCATGGAACCGGAAAAGAGCTGGTGGCGCGCGCCATTCATGAGGCAAGCCCACGAAGGCAAAAACCGTTTCTCCCGGTGAACGCCGCCGCCATCCCCTTGGAGCTGATTGAAAGCGAGCTCTTCGGGTATGAAAAGGGGACCTTCACCGGGGCGCAGACGGCAAAGAAGGGAAAGACCGAAGAGGCCGATGGAGGCACGCTCTTTTTGGACGAAATCGGGGAGTTGAGCCCGGCGGCACAGGCGAAGCTCCTCCGCTTTCTACAGGGAAAGAAGATCAATCGCCTTGGAAGCGCGTATGAAATCCCCGTGGATGTCCGGGTGATTGCCGCGACAAACAAGGACCTTGAACGTGCGGTCGAGGAAGAAGTGTTCCGGCCCGATCTTTACTATCGGCTGAAGGTCGCCGAGATTTTTCTTCCGCCACTCAGGGAGCGCCCGGAAGATATCCCGTTGCTGGCGGCCCACTTCCTCCAAGCCTTTTCTCAGGAACTGGGGCTCCCGGCCTGCCCTCTCCTCACCCCCGAGGCTCGGCATCGCCTTCAGCGCGCGCCATGGCCGGGGAACACCCGCCAACTTGAAAATTTTATCTACGGCGCGCTCATCCGCGCCCGCCCGCCTTACTCCCTTGATGAAGCCGCCCTATTTTCCAGCGCCGCGTGGCCGGGACAATCCCTGGAGGAATTTCAATCACCGGCCGAAACCGCTCCTTTACAAGAGAGCATGCGGCAGCTTCTCCTCCGCACGCTGGAGGCGCATGAGTGGAATGCCATCAAGGCCGCCAAGGTATTGAAGGTGAGCCGGGGCACCATTTATTACAAAATGAAGAAGTATGGAATTCAGATCCCGGGACTCTCCAAGAAAGATGAATCACCGTTGAAAGATGGGACGATCCCCTCCTGA
- a CDS encoding MTH1187 family thiamine-binding protein: protein MALLEISIVPIGTDSPSIGDYVAEVVKVCDQHGLKYNLTDMGTIIEGDADTIFSAAKMLHELPFNRGISRVLTHLTIDDRRDKAIHLEDEVKAVQDRLTQKAA, encoded by the coding sequence ATGGCGCTTTTAGAAATCAGCATCGTTCCGATCGGAACCGACTCCCCCAGCATCGGCGACTACGTCGCCGAGGTGGTCAAAGTCTGCGATCAGCATGGGCTTAAATACAATTTAACCGACATGGGAACGATCATCGAGGGGGATGCCGATACGATTTTCTCCGCGGCCAAGATGCTCCACGAGCTTCCATTTAACCGCGGCATTTCCCGGGTCCTCACGCATCTGACGATCGACGACCGCCGGGACAAAGCGATTCATCTCGAAGATGAGGTGAAGGCGGTCCAGGATCGGCTCACTCAAAAAGCCGCTTGA
- a CDS encoding BolA/IbaG family iron-sulfur metabolism protein, whose amino-acid sequence MISQEMLISYIKKAMPDALVTVVDRTGTMDHYRLQIISEAFRGKNLLDRQRFVYQALDEPMKDGRIHALEIKSYTHEEAPA is encoded by the coding sequence ATGATCAGTCAGGAAATGTTGATTAGTTACATCAAAAAAGCGATGCCGGATGCCCTGGTCACGGTGGTTGATCGGACCGGCACCATGGACCACTATCGCCTTCAAATCATCTCCGAAGCCTTCCGGGGGAAAAACCTCCTCGACCGTCAACGCTTCGTCTACCAGGCGCTGGATGAGCCGATGAAGGATGGACGGATCCATGCTTTGGAGATTAAATCATACACGCACGAAGAGGCCCCTGCGTAG
- a CDS encoding PH domain-containing protein, producing the protein MKADGMTSHNFPTEEDRRVVWEGRPAWGEYVFLWFFALISAVRALFIFFLPVGDPGTGAIYGLGAGLFIGLALFLRRTSRYAVTRAAVHRAAGFLGRDEKIIPLQKIAAAGAEQGPLDRLFGIGTVVLNLKGGEQAERLRGIRDPEVVCRKIEALL; encoded by the coding sequence ATGAAAGCCGACGGAATGACCTCTCACAATTTTCCCACGGAGGAAGATCGGCGCGTCGTTTGGGAGGGGCGGCCTGCCTGGGGTGAATATGTCTTCCTCTGGTTCTTCGCCCTGATCTCGGCGGTCCGAGCCCTTTTTATTTTCTTCTTGCCGGTGGGGGACCCCGGCACCGGGGCGATTTATGGGCTCGGCGCCGGTCTCTTCATCGGGCTCGCCCTTTTTCTTCGCCGCACCAGCCGTTATGCCGTCACCCGGGCCGCCGTTCACCGCGCGGCCGGATTTCTCGGTCGAGACGAAAAGATCATCCCTCTGCAAAAAATCGCCGCCGCCGGGGCGGAGCAGGGTCCGCTCGATCGCCTCTTCGGGATCGGGACCGTCGTCCTCAATTTAAAAGGGGGAGAACAGGCCGAGCGGTTGCGGGGCATCCGCGACCCGGAGGTGGTCTGCAGAAAGATTGAAGCCCTTCTCTAA
- a CDS encoding Ig-like domain-containing protein, which yields MPLAEPLVRTAPSQIPLTAEVSVDGGAPMQLTVDLENKTVAGRIDGLAPGQHTLTITYRMNDLIVAIWSSEVEVKAGETSLVAIDSSVLQYPDDDQDGLSNLQELLDGTDPKDPRSPVRLLSIHVTASDTDLGVGATMQLKVSGSFNTGAEQDLTSFMNWQSSGDAVATVSDTGLVSAVSPGTVVITAVHTETHLSGTIEMTVIPPGSFPLTVTFGIKQLQFDWPKIGDDTFYRLFENPDGVSGFSQIGGDIPAGTTAVTRDIVVYRHNWGKARYRLSACDQRGCIDSNEIDVLDGMLQTIGYFKSSNKGPSDDFGLSFGFSVALSGDGNTLAVGALNEASAATGINGNQADNSAADSGAVYLFARSGGNWSQQAYIKASNTDAGDGFGYSVALSADGNTLAVGARYEASAATGINGNQADNSANNAGAVYLFIRSGESWSQEAYIKSSNTNIGDEFGDSVALSGDGNTLAVGAPYEDSGGQDSGAVYLFFRNGSWTQQAYIKGSNTGASDKFGWSVALSTDGSALAVGAWGEASAATGINGNQADNSAQNAGAVYLFIRDGESWSQQAYIKPSITHGFNPFGGSEGGLFGYAVTLSGDGNTLAVGAYAEPSSATGINGNQADTSARQAGAVYLFVRSGGNWSQQAYIKASNTDAGDWFGFSVALGADGNTLAVGALNEASAAAGIHGNQTDNSADDSGAVYFFVRNGESWSQEAYIKASNTDAGDWFGHSVALSGDGATLAAGARFESSAATGIDGNQDDDAMMRIGAVYLY from the coding sequence GTGCCCTTAGCCGAGCCGCTGGTACGGACGGCTCCCTCACAGATCCCGCTCACGGCCGAGGTCAGCGTGGACGGGGGGGCTCCCATGCAACTGACGGTCGATCTTGAGAACAAAACAGTAGCAGGTCGGATCGACGGCCTGGCACCCGGCCAACATACCCTGACGATTACCTATCGGATGAACGATCTGATCGTTGCAATCTGGAGCTCGGAGGTCGAAGTGAAAGCGGGGGAGACGAGCTTGGTGGCCATCGACTCCTCCGTTTTGCAGTACCCGGATGACGATCAGGACGGTCTCTCGAACCTCCAGGAGCTCTTGGATGGAACCGATCCCAAAGACCCCCGCTCTCCCGTGCGGCTGCTCTCAATTCATGTCACGGCGTCTGATACGGATTTGGGGGTCGGCGCCACCATGCAGTTAAAAGTCTCCGGCTCGTTCAATACGGGAGCAGAGCAGGATCTGACTTCCTTCATGAATTGGCAGTCATCCGGCGATGCCGTTGCGACCGTCAGCGACACCGGCCTTGTCAGCGCTGTCTCTCCCGGCACTGTCGTCATCACCGCCGTCCATACGGAGACCCACCTTTCCGGTACTATTGAAATGACGGTCATTCCTCCAGGATCATTCCCTCTCACAGTGACTTTCGGAATCAAACAACTGCAGTTCGATTGGCCCAAAATCGGCGATGACACTTTCTACCGGCTCTTTGAGAACCCGGATGGCGTTTCCGGTTTTTCACAAATCGGGGGAGACATCCCGGCCGGCACGACAGCGGTCACGCGCGACATTGTCGTTTATCGCCACAACTGGGGGAAGGCGCGCTACCGTTTATCCGCTTGCGACCAGAGAGGTTGCATCGATTCCAATGAGATTGACGTCCTCGATGGCATGCTCCAGACCATCGGCTATTTCAAATCCTCTAACAAAGGGCCCTCCGACGATTTTGGTCTCTCTTTTGGTTTCTCGGTTGCCCTCAGCGGGGATGGGAACACGCTCGCCGTGGGAGCACTGAATGAAGCGAGCGCGGCCACCGGCATCAACGGCAACCAGGCCGACAATTCCGCCGCCGACTCCGGGGCGGTTTACCTCTTTGCCCGAAGCGGGGGGAACTGGAGTCAGCAGGCTTATATCAAAGCGTCCAATACGGATGCAGGCGATGGGTTCGGCTACTCTGTTGCACTCAGCGCAGATGGGAATACGCTCGCCGTAGGAGCGCGATACGAAGCGAGCGCAGCCACCGGCATCAACGGCAACCAGGCCGACAATTCCGCTAATAACGCGGGTGCGGTTTACCTCTTTATCCGAAGTGGGGAGAGTTGGAGCCAAGAGGCTTATATTAAATCGTCCAATACGAATATCGGCGACGAGTTTGGCGACTCGGTTGCCCTCAGCGGAGATGGAAATACGCTCGCCGTGGGAGCACCGTACGAAGATTCGGGTGGTCAAGATTCCGGCGCCGTTTACCTTTTCTTTCGGAACGGAAGCTGGACCCAGCAAGCCTATATCAAAGGCTCCAATACAGGCGCGTCGGATAAATTCGGCTGGTCTGTTGCCCTCAGCACCGATGGAAGCGCACTGGCCGTCGGGGCATGGGGGGAGGCGAGCGCGGCGACCGGGATCAATGGAAACCAGGCCGACAATTCCGCTCAGAACGCGGGTGCGGTTTATCTCTTTATTCGCGATGGCGAGAGCTGGAGCCAACAAGCCTATATCAAGCCCTCCATCACACACGGGTTCAATCCGTTTGGAGGAAGTGAGGGCGGCCTGTTTGGCTACGCTGTGACGCTCAGCGGCGATGGGAACACCCTTGCTGTGGGGGCCTATGCGGAACCGAGCTCAGCCACCGGTATCAATGGGAATCAAGCCGACACTTCCGCCCGCCAGGCCGGGGCCGTTTACCTCTTTGTCCGAAGCGGGGGGAACTGGAGTCAGCAGGCTTATATCAAAGCGTCCAATACGGATGCAGGCGATTGGTTCGGTTTTTCTGTCGCTCTCGGTGCGGACGGAAATACATTGGCTGTGGGAGCACTGAATGAAGCGAGCGCGGCCGCCGGCATCCACGGTAACCAGACCGACAATTCCGCCGACGACTCCGGAGCGGTTTACTTCTTTGTCCGAAACGGGGAGAGCTGGAGCCAAGAGGCTTATATCAAAGCGTCCAATACGGATGCAGGCGATTGGTTCGGCCACTCTGTTGCACTCAGCGGAGATGGAGCCACGCTCGCAGCGGGAGCGAGATTCGAGTCTAGCGCCGCTACCGGCATCGATGGCAACCAAGATGACGACGCGATGATGAGGATCGGTGCCGTTTATCTCTATTAA
- a CDS encoding response regulator, whose protein sequence is MKTILIVDNHPEFLIAVSHLVADLLQDLQKGPVKILRTTSAIAAFNASRSQRIDLLITDYQIPNEMNGFQLISRLRDRPEMRKVLMTFGSLELLEALAAEQGVDDVLRKPIEENELRTILEKYI, encoded by the coding sequence ATGAAAACCATCCTGATCGTTGACAATCACCCTGAGTTCTTGATTGCGGTAAGTCACTTGGTCGCCGACCTGCTTCAAGATTTGCAGAAAGGACCGGTGAAAATCTTGAGAACGACTTCTGCGATCGCAGCCTTCAATGCAAGCCGCAGTCAGCGCATTGACCTGTTGATCACCGATTATCAAATTCCGAATGAGATGAATGGATTTCAACTGATCTCTCGCCTTCGCGACAGGCCCGAAATGCGCAAAGTTCTGATGACGTTTGGGTCTTTGGAGCTTCTTGAGGCATTGGCGGCAGAGCAGGGGGTCGATGATGTCCTCCGAAAACCGATCGAGGAGAACGAATTAAGGACGATTCTTGAAAAATACATCTGA
- a CDS encoding putative metallopeptidase, giving the protein MEYVPEPDIDKEVARIIAFFEWDHLDPKRVRTIRSRGSRSRRILARCHALPKAMQTGLALPAHYVIELVSENYDRLSEMEKTKTLIHELLHIPATFGGGFRHHDYVHGRRVNKLYEEYARHLSAPPPAPETIPAQVTIAF; this is encoded by the coding sequence ATGGAATATGTTCCGGAACCTGACATCGATAAAGAGGTCGCCCGCATCATCGCCTTCTTCGAATGGGACCACCTCGATCCGAAGCGGGTCCGGACGATCCGAAGCCGGGGGTCGCGGAGCCGAAGGATTCTGGCCCGCTGCCATGCCCTCCCGAAAGCGATGCAGACCGGCCTGGCCCTTCCGGCGCATTATGTGATCGAGCTGGTGTCGGAAAATTACGATCGTCTCTCGGAGATGGAAAAAACGAAGACCCTCATCCATGAGCTTCTGCACATCCCCGCCACGTTCGGCGGCGGGTTTCGGCATCATGACTATGTCCATGGCCGCCGGGTGAACAAGCTCTATGAAGAATATGCCCGGCACCTTTCCGCTCCCCCGCCGGCGCCGGAAACCATTCCCGCCCAGGTCACGATCGCTTTCTGA
- a CDS encoding glutaredoxin family protein, whose translation MSNPIEEEIKKEVADNKILIYGKGTKAMPMCGFTMETIQFFNKYGFPFEVVDVLRNMEKRETLSKMTNWPTLPKVFIGGEFYGDTDILDEMAKKGEIEPLLKKVFGKE comes from the coding sequence ATGAGCAATCCCATTGAGGAAGAAATCAAGAAGGAAGTGGCGGACAATAAGATTTTGATCTACGGGAAAGGCACCAAGGCGATGCCGATGTGCGGTTTTACGATGGAGACCATTCAGTTCTTCAACAAATACGGCTTTCCTTTTGAAGTGGTCGATGTGTTAAGAAACATGGAAAAGCGGGAGACCCTCTCCAAGATGACCAACTGGCCGACCCTCCCGAAGGTTTTCATCGGCGGGGAGTTCTACGGCGATACCGACATCCTTGATGAGATGGCGAAAAAGGGGGAGATCGAACCGCTTCTGAAAAAGGTGTTCGGAAAGGAATAA
- a CDS encoding peroxiredoxin, with product MKKLILGVSLLIVVAVLGISETRPVFAEPVFAVREGEPAPDFTLPDQEGKPVTLSALRGKWVVLYFYPKDDTPGCTKEACSFRDNIVAIQHLNATVLGVSVDSVASHKKFSDKHNLNFQILADDQFKVTRQYGTLTRFMGMSIARRSTVLIDPKGTIRKLFPSVEPEDHAREIHQVLKTLQAGG from the coding sequence ATGAAAAAGCTTATCCTTGGTGTAAGCCTGTTGATCGTCGTCGCCGTTCTCGGCATCAGCGAGACCCGGCCGGTCTTTGCCGAACCGGTTTTTGCCGTCCGGGAGGGGGAGCCCGCCCCCGATTTCACCCTGCCCGATCAGGAAGGAAAGCCGGTCACCCTCTCCGCGTTGCGCGGAAAATGGGTGGTCCTTTATTTTTATCCCAAAGACGATACCCCCGGCTGCACCAAAGAGGCCTGCTCCTTCCGGGACAACATCGTCGCCATTCAACATCTCAATGCCACGGTCCTCGGGGTCAGCGTCGATTCGGTCGCCTCGCACAAGAAATTTTCCGACAAACACAACCTCAACTTTCAAATCTTGGCCGACGACCAATTCAAAGTGACCCGGCAATACGGCACCCTCACCCGTTTCATGGGGATGTCGATCGCGCGCCGCAGCACCGTCCTGATCGATCCGAAGGGAACCATCCGGAAGCTCTTCCCCTCCGTCGAGCCGGAAGATCATGCCCGAGAGATCCATCAGGTGCTCAAAACATTGCAAGCCGGCGGTTGA
- a CDS encoding outer membrane protein assembly factor BamE, whose protein sequence is MNGETNLNQVRLIRRGAWALVGLMLLGAVGCGGPSYKFYKATWFGKLKPGMSREAVTELIGTPAEIARRQTEDELREVWVYHVKNLNPQNHLYPTIRLLVFSNGTMVALDPVNPYSPDLVPRTVSTSEGTPAAAP, encoded by the coding sequence ATGAACGGCGAGACAAACTTGAATCAGGTCCGATTGATCAGACGCGGAGCATGGGCCCTCGTCGGCCTGATGCTGCTTGGGGCCGTCGGCTGCGGCGGGCCCTCCTACAAATTTTACAAGGCGACCTGGTTCGGCAAGTTGAAACCGGGGATGTCGCGGGAGGCGGTCACGGAGCTGATCGGCACACCCGCCGAAATTGCCCGCCGCCAAACGGAAGATGAGCTCAGAGAAGTCTGGGTCTATCACGTCAAGAACCTCAATCCCCAGAACCATCTCTACCCGACCATCCGCCTTCTTGTCTTCAGCAACGGAACGATGGTCGCTCTGGACCCCGTCAACCCCTATTCCCCCGACCTGGTCCCTCGGACGGTCTCCACCTCCGAAGGGACGCCGGCTGCGGCCCCCTGA
- a CDS encoding protein kinase domain-containing protein, which yields MKESIRLPQTMLSLSPQKPLLSAKYEIQEEIARGGMGVIYRAIHTALNRPVAVKVLYPEYRSDVSFLKRFEREARALARLDHPNIIRIYDVSEAQDPYYIVMELFPGRDLKQLILERRSFPPLEACAMVLQAAEALSFAHGKGIIHRDIKPGNILVDRGGHVKITDFGIVAAADELSATPTGEILGTPEYMSPEQAQGEPIDGRSDLYSLGMVFYKMLTGRTPFEGISRPSVLGKLISDQNEFVLLFSSAVPSTIQELVRSLLRKQARERIPDARTLAAEIATIAKEIKECTPSKKEGSPLPAVHTLEKDSLVRDEASSIRISTPLLDLSPCITTPIGKNDARRQSGTFSIFLAGVIVFFIIGAIYLFLSQFIFSALTETTSLPDPKTTVKSIEVHLQQQATENPFRNEEGPIKATVTTAEAPTLPAPPEIAVILAPPIPSTPEGNRVPSTISEKREKQVEIVLNREEPIQDGITREEIPVQPINDNLPPSLHSAPGPLEQEQIRPFPAEAVTEPSAVSLPSTEELPGKAVQGEEIASSPALQEIANETVPPPSSSLSAPRPDLEVISDLLAEFKTAFEAQDMAALLQISEMSPERSRILEEMFRTYPIVKISYSDLSLTRDATALTIEVYKLIDREGDPVSPHKEWKKSRAIIRKKGERWGKLIW from the coding sequence GTGAAAGAGTCCATTCGCCTGCCTCAAACGATGCTTTCATTATCACCCCAGAAGCCCCTCCTCTCGGCGAAATATGAAATTCAAGAGGAAATCGCCCGGGGGGGGATGGGGGTGATCTATAGGGCGATTCATACGGCCCTCAACCGCCCGGTCGCCGTCAAAGTCCTCTATCCCGAATATCGAAGTGATGTTTCTTTCCTGAAGCGCTTTGAACGAGAAGCGCGGGCCCTCGCCCGCCTCGATCATCCGAACATCATTCGGATCTATGACGTATCCGAGGCACAAGACCCATACTATATCGTCATGGAGCTCTTCCCCGGCAGGGACCTCAAACAACTTATTTTAGAGAGGCGGTCTTTTCCCCCCTTAGAGGCCTGCGCAATGGTTCTTCAGGCGGCGGAGGCGCTCTCCTTCGCACACGGCAAGGGAATTATTCATCGGGATATAAAGCCGGGAAATATTCTCGTCGATCGCGGCGGGCATGTGAAAATTACCGACTTCGGAATTGTGGCCGCTGCGGACGAACTCTCGGCGACTCCGACGGGAGAAATCCTCGGGACCCCGGAGTATATGTCGCCCGAGCAGGCGCAGGGTGAGCCGATCGACGGCCGGAGCGATCTCTATTCTCTTGGAATGGTCTTTTACAAAATGCTCACCGGCAGAACCCCTTTCGAGGGAATCTCGCGGCCATCCGTCCTCGGGAAATTAATCTCCGACCAGAATGAATTTGTCCTATTGTTCTCCTCCGCAGTCCCTTCTACTATTCAGGAATTGGTCCGATCTCTTTTGAGGAAGCAAGCTCGGGAACGGATCCCCGATGCGCGGACGCTTGCGGCCGAGATTGCAACGATCGCAAAAGAGATAAAGGAGTGTACCCCTTCGAAAAAGGAGGGATCACCGCTCCCCGCCGTCCACACGCTTGAAAAGGATTCCCTCGTCCGCGACGAAGCATCCTCGATCCGGATCTCGACCCCTCTCTTAGACCTTTCCCCTTGCATCACGACGCCGATCGGAAAAAACGATGCAAGGCGCCAAAGCGGGACATTCTCTATTTTCCTGGCGGGAGTGATCGTTTTTTTTATCATCGGAGCGATTTACCTTTTTCTCTCTCAGTTCATTTTTTCAGCTTTAACCGAAACAACATCCCTCCCTGATCCGAAGACAACCGTAAAATCGATTGAAGTCCATCTGCAGCAACAAGCGACAGAGAATCCCTTTCGGAATGAAGAGGGCCCAATTAAAGCGACAGTGACCACGGCTGAAGCTCCGACATTGCCCGCTCCCCCTGAGATCGCCGTGATCTTGGCCCCTCCAATCCCTTCTACACCGGAGGGAAACCGGGTTCCATCCACGATTTCGGAGAAGAGGGAGAAACAAGTGGAAATCGTTTTAAACCGGGAAGAGCCGATTCAAGACGGCATTACTCGAGAGGAGATACCGGTACAACCGATCAATGACAACTTACCTCCTTCGTTGCATTCAGCGCCGGGCCCCCTGGAGCAGGAGCAGATACGGCCCTTCCCTGCAGAGGCGGTCACAGAACCGTCGGCGGTCTCCCTCCCCTCCACGGAGGAACTTCCCGGCAAAGCGGTTCAGGGAGAGGAAATCGCTTCTTCCCCCGCTCTCCAAGAGATTGCGAACGAGACCGTGCCTCCGCCGTCCTCCTCCCTTTCGGCTCCTCGGCCCGACTTGGAAGTGATCAGCGATCTTCTGGCCGAATTCAAGACCGCCTTCGAGGCGCAAGACATGGCCGCGCTTCTGCAAATCAGCGAGATGTCGCCGGAGCGCAGCCGGATTCTGGAAGAGATGTTCCGGACCTATCCGATCGTCAAAATCTCCTACTCCGATTTATCCCTCACCCGCGACGCCACCGCCTTAACCATTGAGGTTTACAAGCTGATTGATCGGGAAGGCGATCCCGTTTCCCCTCATAAAGAGTGGAAGAAGAGCCGGGCGATCATTCGAAAAAAGGGGGAGCGGTGGGGAAAACTGATCTGGTGA
- a CDS encoding SAM hydrolase/SAM-dependent halogenase family protein, translated as MLVHLIADYGHGDLAFAEVAQRIKRHLPDAEIILTPVPPFSTLAAGFCVAQLGLNDPPAGTLIFHNVAPRMDDKRVRAGNAGERLAFARLITGVRVVGVNAGYAFSFVRGASEELRWVSVPAEGSQFRSRDLFPEAIGEIAQGHAAILGEKIPPDQIPEIPKNRIAYIDGYGNLKTTLDRESLPFPSGASVEIRIGKHQHKAAAAPASFEVPIGEMALAPGSSGWREGSGKELRWMELFLRGGSAWEAFGKPPVGALIEIDL; from the coding sequence ATGCTCGTTCATCTGATTGCCGATTACGGCCACGGAGATCTCGCCTTCGCGGAGGTGGCGCAGCGGATCAAGCGCCACCTCCCGGACGCGGAGATCATCCTGACCCCCGTTCCCCCCTTCTCGACGCTGGCGGCCGGGTTCTGCGTGGCGCAGCTGGGATTAAACGATCCCCCCGCCGGGACCCTCATTTTCCATAACGTCGCACCCCGAATGGACGACAAACGGGTCCGCGCCGGGAATGCCGGAGAGCGGTTGGCGTTTGCCCGTTTGATCACCGGGGTTCGTGTCGTCGGCGTGAATGCAGGGTACGCCTTCTCGTTCGTTCGGGGCGCTTCGGAGGAGCTTCGGTGGGTCTCCGTTCCGGCGGAGGGCTCCCAGTTCCGTTCGCGGGATCTCTTCCCGGAGGCGATCGGAGAGATCGCGCAGGGACATGCCGCCATCCTGGGGGAGAAAATCCCGCCGGATCAAATCCCTGAAATACCGAAAAACCGGATCGCCTATATCGACGGCTACGGCAATTTGAAGACGACCCTCGACCGGGAGAGCCTCCCTTTTCCGTCCGGGGCCTCCGTCGAAATTAGAATCGGAAAGCATCAACACAAGGCCGCGGCGGCTCCTGCCAGCTTTGAGGTCCCGATCGGAGAGATGGCGCTCGCCCCCGGCAGCAGCGGCTGGCGGGAAGGGAGCGGGAAAGAGCTCCGCTGGATGGAGCTCTTTCTCCGCGGCGGGAGCGCCTGGGAAGCTTTTGGAAAGCCGCCGGTCGGCGCCTTGATCGAGATCGATTTGTAG